From the genome of Yersinia enterocolitica, one region includes:
- a CDS encoding 7-cyano-7-deazaguanine synthase QueC, translated as MKRAVVVFSGGQDSTTCLIQALQQYDEVHCITFDYGQRHRAEIDVARALATQLGAKAHKVLDVGMLNELAVSSLTRDSIPIPSFDEEDADTVPSTFVPGRNILFLTLAAIYAYQVQAPTVITGVCETDFSGYPDCRDEFVKALNHAIDLGIGRDIAFITPLMWLDKAETWALADYYQQLELVRHETLTCYNGIQGDGCGQCAACHLRAKGLAFYLANKPKVLLSLKQKTGLA; from the coding sequence ATGAAACGCGCTGTCGTTGTATTTAGTGGTGGGCAAGATTCCACTACCTGTTTAATTCAAGCATTACAGCAATATGATGAAGTCCACTGCATTACATTCGATTACGGACAGCGCCACCGCGCAGAAATTGATGTTGCTCGCGCGCTTGCCACGCAGCTTGGTGCTAAAGCACACAAAGTGCTAGATGTTGGCATGCTCAATGAGTTAGCGGTGAGCAGTCTGACCCGAGACAGTATCCCTATCCCCTCTTTTGATGAAGAGGATGCCGATACGGTTCCCAGTACGTTTGTCCCTGGTCGCAATATTCTATTCCTGACCTTAGCCGCAATTTATGCTTATCAAGTGCAAGCTCCGACGGTTATCACCGGGGTTTGTGAGACTGACTTCTCCGGCTACCCTGATTGCCGGGATGAGTTCGTGAAGGCACTCAACCATGCAATCGATTTGGGTATTGGCCGAGATATCGCTTTCATTACCCCTTTAATGTGGCTGGATAAAGCAGAAACCTGGGCACTAGCTGATTATTATCAGCAACTCGAGCTGGTCCGCCACGAGACACTTACTTGCTACAATGGGATTCAAGGCGATGGTTGCGGCCAATGTGCTGCCTGCCATTTACGAGCCAAAGGGCTGGCGTTCTATCTTGCTAATAAGCCAAAAGTATTATTGAGCTTGAAACAAAAAACCGGGCTAGCTTGA
- a CDS encoding acyl-CoA thioesterase — protein sequence MHIHIKVRGFHIDVFQHVNNARYLEFLEEARWEWLDGEPAAQWMAENQIAFIVVNININYRRPAVLGDLLRIDSQLLKLNGKSGVMKQTVTLEPESIPVADAELTFVCIDLRSQRALPIEGELREKLDEFVNRGITG from the coding sequence ATGCATATTCATATTAAAGTCCGGGGTTTTCATATTGATGTTTTCCAACATGTTAATAATGCCCGCTACTTAGAGTTTCTCGAAGAAGCGCGTTGGGAATGGCTTGATGGGGAGCCAGCAGCGCAATGGATGGCTGAAAACCAAATCGCTTTTATCGTGGTTAATATCAATATCAACTACCGTCGGCCTGCAGTATTGGGGGATCTGCTACGAATCGATAGCCAGTTATTAAAGCTAAACGGTAAAAGTGGTGTGATGAAACAGACTGTCACGCTAGAGCCTGAATCTATTCCGGTGGCAGATGCAGAACTAACGTTTGTCTGTATCGATCTGCGTAGTCAGAGAGCATTGCCCATTGAGGGAGAACTAAGGGAAAAACTGGACGAGTTTGTCAATCGAGGTATTACAGGATAA
- a CDS encoding transporter, producing MKFIGKLFVITALFAGLNIQQVVFAAPVSPTSTTQNKDLNSQSHTPINSQLKAGSSPAKVADKTNATATTTAGSSTDSAYSQININSANAEQLAQFLSGIGRKKAEAIVNYREQFGPFTDIEQLLEVPGIGPSFLERNNTKLKM from the coding sequence ATGAAATTCATAGGAAAATTATTTGTTATAACCGCATTGTTCGCAGGTCTGAATATCCAGCAGGTAGTTTTTGCCGCTCCCGTCAGCCCTACGAGTACGACTCAGAATAAAGACCTCAATTCGCAAAGCCATACTCCAATAAATAGCCAGCTAAAAGCAGGCTCTTCGCCTGCCAAAGTGGCGGATAAGACCAATGCAACGGCAACAACCACAGCTGGCAGCTCAACGGATAGTGCATATAGCCAAATCAATATTAATAGTGCTAATGCGGAACAGTTGGCCCAGTTCCTGAGCGGAATTGGCAGGAAGAAGGCAGAGGCTATCGTTAATTATCGCGAGCAGTTCGGCCCTTTTACTGATATTGAGCAGTTACTCGAAGTTCCAGGTATCGGCCCCTCGTTTTTAGAGAGAAACAATACCAAGCTTAAAATGTAA